Within the Osmerus eperlanus chromosome 10, fOsmEpe2.1, whole genome shotgun sequence genome, the region GTAGCCCGTACGTACACCAGAACGTATGGCCAACAAGATCCACATGTGTCTCTCTTGAGAAATAAGGACTTGAGTGAGTGTTTGCCATGCTCTGTGGGTCTTATCTCCCTCTGGCTGCCATAGATaaccaggagagagagctcaGTCTACAGGACCCATGTGTGGCCTGCTCACATGAATAATTAACATGGTTGAGTATGGGAACATATTTGCTCTGCCCTTTTCAAGAGAGAcacgcttccccccccccccccccaaaaaaaataaatCCAGGGGAATGTGATGTAACAGCAAAACGGAATCAGCCCTAACTGCAAAGTCTTTGATGTCAAATGCTCTTGCGTACTCTATAAAAGGAAGGGGGACAAATTGCATCTCACTCGAACAGACCACTCTTAACCAGCTATTATTTTTACATCCCCCAAACAACTGTCCTGAGTCAAGTCCAATCTATCAGCTAACTGATGTTCCATAGAGAACTCATTTGTGACATCATCCCACCGAGCCACGCagagactgtctctctctctctctcctgctccagttTGATTAATAGGCTTCTGATTGGCCACTGAGAGGACAGCAGTGATGACTGATTGCTTGGAGACTGGGGCTTGTTGTCTGACTTTGTGGGGGCAGACTGGAATCAGGCTGAGGTCATCCAGGCCGCCTGCTCTCCCTCTAATGGCACTGAGAAAGCCTGGGTCACTTTGAGACAGGGTGCTCTGCTGGACACACTCCAAATGATGTACGAACACGCACTCCTTTGCCTAACAATGTATCACAGTAGGTTTTGGTATGTTGGTTTTAGAGATGCGTTATGTATGTAGTGCAGGTAACACTTAAGAACttaggaagagtgagagagtgaattaGGAGGAATTAAACAAAATGTAGGAATTCTCTTCTCACATCTGGTTGAGAGAGGACAGCTATTCCCTTACATTGAGACAAATTAGACACCATTTGTGAAACATGTTTACGGGTGCAAGTCACGGCTAAAGGCTTGAATTTCCTTCGGGATCCATTTTGAATATTGCCTGTTATTGAATTCAATTCAATAACAGGCAATCATGTTTCATGATTCATGTTCATTCATGTTTCATGATTATTATTTCCATGTATAtctacacatatatatatatagataaatACATCATACATGTTACCTTGTTACCTTGTTCTTCCATAGACTTTCCTGAAACCTCCCGataacccctctctcccccccctcccccctcagctgTTCAGAACGAGCGCGACCGCATCAGCAGCCGCAGGGtcgaggggcagggggggggcaccCTGTCCATCAGCATGCTGCTGCAGGCCGAGGCTGCCAGCGGCCACCAGGTACCCCGCAGCCACCAAaagcctcctcttctcccccataCTTGTGTCACAGCCTCAAAGTACTGCCCGGGCCCCCGTCTCCCATCCAGCTCAGAGAGCACTCCCTTATCTACTTCTGAGAAGTGCTCAGATAAAGGCTAGAGATGGATTCGAGGATACAGGCTGCACTTTAGACAGACGGCCATTACCCCTCCCTGGAGATTGGAGCGGCTGCCTGGATTCAGTTACTTCTTTGAAATTGCAAAATTGCCCAGAGAGACTCCCTCCATCTGATCACAGCCTATTTAATTGCGGTGCCGGGGCTGGGATTGTGTGCCAGTGTTCAATTGGCTTCAAATGCATAATAACAACCAGATATCTTCTTTTTGCATGTGAAAGGAATGTGCTGAAATTAATTGGATGATTGACAAATGAACCACAAAATGAGACCGGTCTGTTTTCCATTGGTAAGACTTCGGTATCTCTCTAAAAATAGTCAGTGAGAGTGCCTCAGGGCTGTAATCAACTTTCAGCAGCATTGTGGACAGCAAGAGAGACAAAGCGAGAGAGACCTCCATTTctcctctcccacactctctctctcttaatgaTTAGGAATGTCTCTTGTCACAGTGCAATACCTTCCCCGACTTGCCTCTGCCTGCTCTGCCCTTCACGACTGTCACAGCTGCCCTCAcctcacactcccccccccccctacaccagCACCTCCACTACCACCTCCCCTATCCATCTCAGTTCATTCCCACATTACAGCCACACCTTTGGCCACAGTGCAGCCTCTCATTACGGTGTGCCACTCTCAGTTCTCAGCCCTGACCTCACCTATGAGCTGTGACATCAACACCAAGAAGATGGCCCAGGTGGGGGACGTGTGCGAGTCCATGAagcagcagctcctcctgcTGGTGGAGTGGGCTAAGCGCATCCCCGACTTCTGCAGCCTCCCCATGGACGACAGGGTACGGACAAGCAACAGAGCTTTGACGCTCGGTCTTACTAGCCCTGCGTGGCATCCTGCTATGTGGCTGCAGACAGCTGAGTTACTCATGGATTGTTCTGTTGCTAGGATACGGTGTTTGGCGTGAACAGGTAGATCAGTAGATGGTTGCCTTGCCAGCTGTCCTTGTGTCGTTTGGGGTCCACTTCTTAGCATTCTTTGTTGAACCAGCAGCCTTTGTAGCCTCGTTGtccctgctgtgtctgtgtgcaggtaGCTCTGTTGCGAGCACACTCTGCAGAACACCTCATCTTGGGGGTGGCTCGACGCTCCCTGGCCTACGATGACATCATCCTCCTAGGTGAGACCCCGAGAAAGAGATCAGTTCAAGGACCTTTCAATACGAACACAGTGCTTACCCCCCCTCATGTTTTCAGCCTGATGTACTGGACTAAGTTTAACTGGGATGTGATGCATCTGTCACACTTATAGTAAATGATGAACATCAACATACTTTAGTAAGTACTTTTATTGCGTATGACTTGATTGGACTGTGTGTCTTATGTGTCTTCGCCTCAGGTAATGACTTTGTGATTCCGGTGAATAGTCCGGAGGTGGAAATTTCCAGAGTAGCAGCACGCATCCTGGAGGAGTTGGTCAGGCCTCTCCGAGAGCTCAACATCACAGACAGCGAGTTCGCCTGCCTCAGAACCATTGTGTTCTTCGCCCCAGGTCGGTTGGTCCGCAGGTCACTAGAGGTCGgccctcctccctgactcctctctctctttcagacaaGGGAGAAGAGTTTGCCAGGAACATTTTGAAATGTTGGTTGCTCTCTCAAGGGGACTCTCCCACTCTTTGTTCTTGGCACCTACTGGTTTGTTTAGGCGGTGGTGTTTTACCGTGCTCCTGGGAAAGCTATTCATATTAGTGGTCTAGGCAGGCTGGAACCcagtctgactggctggctggctagcaggttgaggtggctggctggcttgctggccgGCTGGCCGGCTGCTGGGCTTTATGGCCAGTGATTATAGCGCCAGAGTCAGGCCAGAGGGCCAGGAGACAAACTGGCATGACTAGCAAAGTAACAGTCCACCCTGTCTGAGACAGTTAGTCTGCGACAGACATAAACACATCTGCTCCCAGTACTGTCCTCCAATGACCCAAATCTTTAACTTCTAACCAACCCTTAGTGCCAATAATGCTTCTGTAgcttctatttatttatttgtttgtgaaTCAAtaatgtatgtgcttgtgtctctgtgtgtgtgtttgtccgtgtctgtgtatgtatatgtgtctgtctgtgcgtgtgtgtatgtatgtgtacgtgtaaatgtatatgtgtgtgtgcgttcatatgtatatatgcatgtgtgtgtgtgtgtatgccagaCTGCCCGGGCCTGGAAAGCCCCCAGGCAGTGCGTCAGCTGCGTTTCCAGGTCCAGGTGCTCCTGGACGAGGCCACCTGTGAACAGAGGGGGCGCTTCGGGGAGCTGCTACTCATGCTGCCCCCCCTGCAGAGCGTGGCCTGGCACATGGTGGAGACTCTGCAGCTGGCCCGGCTCCTGGGGGAGACCAGGGTGGACAGCCTGCTGCAGGAGatgctgctgggggagggggcggtcgTGGGGCACGGCTCTCATACGGGTAAGACCCTCTCGCGTTCTCCTGGATACCTCTTGGATACTGGGCTGTGGCGTTGTGGTCGTCCAATATTGAGGCCAGTGGATCCTGAGGTGATCAGGGGAGCAGTTGAAACAGGCCCTGAGTTTTGGCGTGCTGCTCATTTCCATAAGAGTGGCGTGGTTATTGAGGATGTGTGTCAGGTCTGGGATGGGCATGGTGTCTGTACAGTGAGACATCGAGGACAATGTTGAGCACGTTCCGAATCTTTTCCCCTGCCTCACTCTGTAGGCTCTCCTCCTGATGTGCTGGTGTTCCCACccgccccagcccccaccctgacCCAAGACATGCTAGGGATACACATCGAGCTGCCAAGCAACTTCACCTCCGTCATCTTACCTGTTCCCACATGTGAGTGCCTGCAGATTATTCACTTTTGTACATTTAGACACCAAGATACGTtaacatacattttacactgactGGTTCAAAGACCATGCCAAAATcacgttttttggggggtaaatGGGTTAAATTAATAAATGGGACATAGATATGAACTGATGAAAGGTGTAACCAGGCAGGAGAATCTGCATGTGGCAGATATTTCTCCTCTCAAACCTGTGTGCGGTGTGGAGCGAGGTCCATGTAAGCTCCGACGCTGCTTTCAAGCCATTCGACAGGACTGCTCGGCATGCAGTTCCTGAACAGTGTCCCTCGGCTGTCACAGTAGCTGAACCACAGTAGCTCATATACAGACCCAGCTCTGTAGGAACCCCTCAagcccagccctggtcctcatCTCCCGCAGCTCTGAGCTCACCTGCTGGACGCTGATAATGTCCCTCATTATCACCtccatgtttgtgtctgtatcgATCTACTTCCGCCAGTCCGTCCTCTCCCTAATAGATGACTTCATTGGTATAGCATAATGCAGTTGCCATTAAAGTCAGTCGTTCTCCGGCCGTCTAACCCCAGTGTtgttgcctgtctctctgtcccacagCTCTGCCAATGGTTCCCCTGGCGCCCACACAGCCTGACACTGAGGTGTACAGCCTCAGGGAGGGAGTAGACATGCCCACAGAGTCTGCCCATGGCATGGCCATGGCAACGGTCCACTCCTGCCTCTGAGAACCAGACGGAGCAAGTGGAGCAACTCAGCCAGGGAGCAGACCCACAAAGACAGACGGACGCCcagtttatacacacacacgtatacacacacacgcacatttacacaaacacacccacacaca harbors:
- the hnf4b gene encoding hepatic nuclear factor 4, beta, whose amino-acid sequence is MKMTGNVLDLDSSDYSPTLDPSYTLLEFDNLRVFPVESAMAEPLQPEPSPQPTHTNGGLCSICADRATGKHYGASSCDGCKGFFRRSVRKNHAYTCRFSRQCVVDKDKRNQCRYCRLRKCFRAGMRKEAVQNERDRISSRRVEGQGGGTLSISMLLQAEAASGHQFSALTSPMSCDINTKKMAQVGDVCESMKQQLLLLVEWAKRIPDFCSLPMDDRVALLRAHSAEHLILGVARRSLAYDDIILLGNDFVIPVNSPEVEISRVAARILEELVRPLRELNITDSEFACLRTIVFFAPDCPGLESPQAVRQLRFQVQVLLDEATCEQRGRFGELLLMLPPLQSVAWHMVETLQLARLLGETRVDSLLQEMLLGEGAVVGHGSHTGSPPDVLVFPPAPAPTLTQDMLGIHIELPSNFTSVILPVPTSLPMVPLAPTQPDTEVYSLREGVDMPTESAHGMAMATVHSCL